One genomic window of Pseudoxanthomonas sp. includes the following:
- a CDS encoding cytochrome c: MKSTTALKLLVGAVFGAAAFAATAADDSHEATAMQGEYVARAADCAACHTASDGGKAYAGGYAIQSPLGTIYATNITPSKTAGIGNWSEAQFARAVRQGVAADGHHLYPAMPYADYSGISDADIHALYVYLTTQVAAVDTPPTQVTKLGFPYGIRGLMGFWNQLFVDKPDTSAPAPQDPLARGRYLVDTLGHCGSCHTPRNLFMASDKDQYLAGGDVAGWHAPNITSDPVSGIGDWSEDELAQFLKTGHVAGKAQAAGGMAEAVEHSLRHLSDSDLHAMAAYLKQVPAKAAPGQDKPASSYGQAPAQAYGFDDPDSTQTLRDAAASTPTGDALLASRTYTDAPKVEDGARLYADACASCHQPNGGGTGDHYYPSLSHNSAVGAARPNNLVMAILHGVDRTGADGPTYMPAFARDMTDAQVAAVASYVSQRFGNPATKVDAKQVAELRAGGPAPALKALTPWLLGLGVLVIVVLLLLVSRLFRRRKAA; this comes from the coding sequence ATGAAAAGCACGACTGCATTGAAACTGCTGGTCGGCGCCGTGTTCGGTGCCGCCGCCTTCGCCGCCACCGCGGCCGATGACAGCCACGAAGCAACCGCCATGCAGGGCGAGTACGTCGCCCGCGCGGCCGACTGCGCGGCTTGCCACACGGCCAGCGATGGCGGCAAGGCCTATGCCGGCGGCTACGCGATCCAATCGCCGCTGGGCACGATCTACGCCACCAACATCACCCCGTCCAAGACCGCCGGCATCGGCAACTGGAGCGAGGCGCAATTCGCCCGCGCCGTGCGCCAGGGCGTGGCCGCCGATGGACACCACCTGTATCCGGCCATGCCGTATGCCGACTACAGCGGCATCAGCGATGCAGACATCCATGCGCTGTACGTGTACCTGACCACCCAGGTCGCCGCAGTCGATACGCCGCCCACGCAGGTGACCAAGCTCGGTTTCCCGTATGGCATCCGCGGGCTGATGGGGTTCTGGAACCAGTTGTTCGTGGACAAGCCCGACACGTCCGCGCCGGCGCCGCAGGACCCGCTTGCGCGTGGCCGCTACCTGGTCGATACGCTGGGCCATTGCGGCAGCTGCCACACCCCGCGCAACCTGTTCATGGCCAGCGACAAGGACCAGTACCTGGCCGGTGGCGACGTGGCTGGCTGGCATGCACCCAACATCACTTCCGATCCGGTCTCCGGCATCGGTGACTGGTCCGAAGACGAACTCGCCCAGTTCCTCAAGACCGGGCACGTCGCAGGCAAGGCCCAGGCTGCTGGTGGCATGGCCGAAGCGGTCGAGCACAGCCTGCGCCACCTGTCCGACAGCGACCTGCACGCCATGGCCGCCTACCTCAAGCAGGTGCCCGCCAAGGCCGCCCCGGGCCAGGACAAGCCGGCCTCGAGCTATGGCCAGGCGCCGGCGCAGGCCTATGGCTTCGATGACCCGGACAGCACCCAGACGCTGCGCGACGCGGCGGCAAGCACGCCAACCGGCGATGCCCTGCTGGCCAGCCGCACCTATACCGATGCGCCCAAGGTCGAAGACGGCGCGCGCCTGTATGCCGATGCCTGCGCCAGCTGCCACCAGCCCAACGGCGGCGGCACCGGTGACCATTACTACCCGTCGCTGTCGCACAACAGTGCGGTCGGCGCGGCCAGGCCCAACAACCTGGTGATGGCGATCCTGCATGGCGTCGATCGCACCGGCGCCGATGGCCCGACCTACATGCCGGCCTTCGCCCGTGACATGACCGATGCCCAGGTCGCCGCGGTGGCCAGCTACGTCAGCCAGCGTTTCGGCAACCCGGCCACCAAAGTCGACGCCAAACAGGTCGCCGAACTGCGCGCCGGTGGTCCGGCACCGGCACTGAAGGCGCTGACGCCGTGGCTGCTCGGCCTGGGCGTCCTGGTGATCGTGGTGTTGCTGCTGCTGGTTTCCCGCCTGTTCCGTCGCCGCAAGGCGGCTTGA
- a CDS encoding carbohydrate porin has translation MKSKHLLPALILLPLAAPALAQDSNPYLFGGWNGERQALADKGVEFNFGYTSEDYRNVGSGGRSVGAHAGQLTLSSKFDLEKLWGLPGAEVHLDVSYRDGDDLRSRGVDTLMQPQEVYGRDQTWRLTGLWWGQHLFDDHLFLKLGRLTVGGEFGDVECTFVNQGLCGTEAGNINGDYWYNWPISQWAAVGQVQFDATHYLKLGVYQVNPALLERGHKFTLNPSGTTGSLFPVELGWTPKFAGDLPGAYKVGAWYSNIDKADVFTDVNGDPSALSGLNARMRDGVYGGYFTFEQQLTRGHQNSARSGLRTFVNATVSDRRTSTIDRTLAVGAIYAGLFASRPTDEIGVGASALHVNEREKSYQALLYQQGLSTLPADGSEYTAELFYGWQATGWLRFQPEVQWIFHAGNGAANLDNYTIVGVKTSINF, from the coding sequence ATGAAGTCGAAACACTTGCTGCCTGCCCTGATCCTGCTGCCACTGGCCGCCCCCGCGCTGGCGCAGGACAGCAATCCCTATCTGTTCGGCGGCTGGAATGGCGAGCGCCAGGCGCTTGCCGACAAGGGCGTCGAGTTCAATTTCGGCTACACCTCCGAGGATTACCGCAACGTCGGCAGCGGCGGCCGCTCGGTCGGCGCCCATGCCGGGCAGCTCACGCTGTCCAGCAAGTTCGACCTGGAAAAACTCTGGGGCCTGCCTGGTGCGGAAGTGCACCTGGACGTGAGCTACCGCGATGGCGACGACCTCCGCAGCCGCGGCGTGGACACGTTGATGCAGCCGCAGGAGGTCTACGGCCGCGACCAGACCTGGCGCCTGACCGGTTTGTGGTGGGGCCAGCACCTGTTCGATGACCACCTGTTCCTGAAGCTGGGCCGGCTCACCGTGGGCGGCGAGTTCGGCGATGTCGAATGCACCTTCGTCAACCAGGGCCTGTGCGGGACCGAGGCCGGCAACATCAACGGCGACTACTGGTACAACTGGCCGATCAGCCAGTGGGCCGCGGTGGGCCAGGTGCAGTTCGATGCCACCCATTACCTCAAGCTGGGCGTCTACCAGGTCAACCCGGCGCTGCTCGAACGCGGCCACAAGTTCACCCTCAATCCTTCCGGCACCACCGGTAGCCTGTTCCCGGTGGAACTCGGCTGGACGCCAAAGTTCGCAGGCGATCTGCCCGGCGCTTACAAGGTCGGCGCGTGGTACAGCAACATCGACAAGGCCGATGTCTTTACCGACGTCAACGGCGATCCGTCCGCGTTGAGCGGGCTGAATGCCCGCATGCGCGATGGCGTGTACGGCGGCTACTTCACCTTCGAGCAGCAACTCACCCGCGGGCACCAGAACAGCGCCCGCAGCGGGCTGCGCACCTTCGTCAACGCCACGGTCTCCGACCGGCGCACCAGCACCATCGACCGGACCCTGGCAGTCGGCGCCATCTATGCGGGGTTGTTTGCGTCCCGGCCGACCGACGAGATCGGCGTGGGCGCGTCCGCGCTGCATGTCAACGAACGCGAGAAGTCCTACCAGGCGCTGCTGTACCAGCAGGGCCTGAGCACCCTGCCTGCGGATGGCTCCGAGTACACCGCCGAGCTGTTCTACGGTTGGCAGGCCACCGGCTGGCTGCGCTTCCAGCCCGAAGTCCAGTGGATCTTCCACGCCGGCAACGGCGCGGCGAACCTGGACAACTACACCATCGTCGGCGTCAAGACGAGCATCAACTTCTGA
- a CDS encoding MFS transporter, protein MSPHTSSSDARAARWALFALAIGAFGIGTTEFSPMGLLPEIAQGVGVSIPTAGLLISAYAIGVTVGAPIMTLLLSRYGKRPALMLLMGIFTAGNLFSAFASGYLPLLLSRLLTSLNHGAFFGLGAVVAASVVPANRRASAVATMFMGLTIANIGGVPASTWIGQHLGWRWAFVIAAALGVITMLALRLALPVGQPGRKPDIAAELKVLTRPQVLTALATTVVGAGAMFTVYTYISPLLTTLTHASGNFVTLILVLVGVGFTLGNWLGGRLADWSLIGSTLVFFLSLAVLMLLMPWTIGHTWSAALMFVLWGAAAFAIVPPVQTQVMQVAEQAPGLASSVNIGAFNLGNALGAALGGGVLQLGLGYTAVPLAGGALAVLGLGLVGLNHHLANARSAAPAV, encoded by the coding sequence GTGTCCCCACACACGTCTTCCTCCGATGCACGCGCTGCGCGCTGGGCGTTGTTTGCCCTGGCCATCGGCGCCTTTGGCATCGGCACCACCGAATTCTCCCCAATGGGCCTGCTGCCCGAGATCGCCCAGGGCGTGGGTGTGTCCATCCCGACCGCAGGGCTGCTGATCAGCGCCTACGCCATCGGCGTGACGGTGGGCGCGCCGATCATGACCCTGCTGCTCAGCCGTTATGGCAAGCGCCCGGCGTTGATGCTGCTGATGGGCATCTTCACCGCGGGCAATCTGTTCAGCGCGTTTGCATCGGGCTACCTGCCGCTGCTGTTGTCGCGGCTGTTGACCAGCCTCAACCACGGCGCGTTCTTCGGCCTTGGCGCGGTGGTGGCCGCCAGCGTGGTGCCAGCCAACCGCCGTGCCAGCGCGGTGGCCACCATGTTCATGGGCCTGACCATCGCCAACATCGGCGGCGTTCCCGCATCGACGTGGATCGGCCAACACCTGGGCTGGCGCTGGGCCTTCGTCATTGCCGCAGCGCTGGGCGTGATCACCATGCTTGCGCTGCGTCTGGCCTTGCCGGTGGGTCAGCCCGGCCGCAAGCCCGATATCGCGGCCGAGTTGAAGGTGCTCACCCGGCCGCAGGTCCTGACGGCGCTGGCCACCACCGTGGTGGGCGCCGGCGCCATGTTCACCGTGTACACCTACATCAGCCCGTTGCTGACCACCTTGACCCACGCCAGCGGCAATTTCGTGACCCTGATCCTGGTGCTGGTGGGGGTGGGTTTCACGCTGGGCAACTGGCTGGGTGGGCGGCTGGCCGACTGGTCGTTGATCGGTTCCACGCTGGTGTTCTTCCTGTCGCTGGCGGTGCTGATGCTGCTGATGCCCTGGACCATCGGCCACACCTGGAGCGCGGCGCTGATGTTCGTGTTGTGGGGTGCGGCTGCATTCGCGATCGTGCCGCCGGTGCAGACCCAGGTGATGCAGGTCGCCGAACAGGCACCGGGACTGGCGTCGTCGGTCAATATCGGCGCTTTCAACCTGGGCAACGCCCTGGGCGCGGCCCTGGGCGGCGGCGTGTTGCAGCTGGGCCTGGGGTACACGGCCGTGCCCCTCGCCGGTGGCGCACTGGCGGTGCTCGGGCTTGGGCTGGTCGGCCTGAATCATCATCTCGCCAACGCCAGGTCCGCCGCGCCCGCGGTGTAG
- a CDS encoding outer membrane beta-barrel protein codes for MKKIILCAALAAALVAPSAFAQSSSGDTYRPDLDVGQGNWFASGTVGRTDGGTAGRFGSGDFNAFHSRDGRRTGYELDGGYRWKLGPQWGLGVEGGYVDLGNLEVSNALSDDSINERKSENALRGWTLGGNARFNLTPAWYIGARGGFFRASDNDANYYNSAGQDLGLTSGGRDGRNSWYAGVGTGWNATQNFSVGLHYDYFRAKSGELRDPTTGDQFDGPKRSTALLGVTAEYAF; via the coding sequence GTGAAAAAAATCATTCTTTGCGCAGCCCTCGCAGCGGCTCTTGTTGCACCTTCCGCCTTTGCCCAGAGCAGCAGCGGCGACACGTATCGCCCCGATCTGGATGTCGGCCAGGGCAACTGGTTTGCCTCCGGCACGGTCGGTCGCACCGATGGCGGCACTGCCGGACGTTTCGGCAGCGGCGACTTCAACGCTTTCCATAGCCGCGACGGTCGTCGCACCGGCTACGAGCTCGACGGTGGGTATCGCTGGAAGCTCGGCCCGCAATGGGGCCTGGGCGTGGAAGGCGGCTACGTCGATCTTGGCAACCTGGAGGTCAGCAACGCCCTCAGCGACGATTCGATCAACGAGCGCAAGAGCGAGAACGCGCTGCGCGGCTGGACCCTGGGCGGCAATGCCCGCTTCAACCTGACGCCGGCCTGGTACATCGGTGCGCGTGGTGGCTTCTTCCGCGCTTCGGACAACGACGCCAACTACTACAACTCGGCAGGCCAGGATCTTGGCCTCACCAGCGGTGGCCGCGACGGTCGCAACAGCTGGTATGCCGGTGTCGGCACGGGCTGGAACGCCACCCAGAACTTCAGCGTCGGCCTGCATTACGACTACTTCCGCGCCAAGTCGGGCGAGCTGCGTGACCCAACGACCGGCGACCAGTTCGACGGTCCGAAGCGCTCCACCGCGCTGCTGGGCGTGACGGCTGAGTACGCGTTCTGA
- a CDS encoding DEAD/DEAH box helicase, producing the protein MAYALARRTEDAEHALATTDGQPSKDGALLTQRLERRYRDRITGSFMLPGREGRYAPIPDDVPAALADALRARGIEQLYSHQAEAWAATQRGEHVAIVTPTASGKSLCYTLPVVSAAMGGRDGTAPASKALYLFPTKALAQDQVAELLELNRAGELGVRAFTFDGDTPGDARQAIRLHGDIVVSNPDMLHQAILPHHTKWAQFFENLRYVVIDEIHTYRGVFGSHVTNVLRRLKRICAFYGANPQFILCSATIGNPHEHAQALIEDRVHAITESGAPSGDKHVLLWNPPVVNADLGLRASARSQANRIARIAIKSGLKTLVFAQSRLMVEVLTKYLKDIFDHDPRKPPRIRAYRGGYLPTERREAERAMRDGRIDGIVSTSALELGVDIGSLDVVILNGYPGSVAATWQRFGRAGRRQQPALGVLVASSQPLDQYVVRHPDFFADSPPEHARTAPNQPLILFDHIRCAAFELPFHAGEPFGPVDPLVYLEALAESEVVHQEGERWEWIADSYPANAVSLRSVADGNFVVVDKTDGKQNIIAEVDYSAAALTLYEGAIHMVQSTPYQVERLDWEGRKAYVTRTHVGYYTDSIDYTKLKVLERFDGTEAGRGDSHHGEVHVVRRVSGYKKIRYYTHENIGYGPVNLPDQELHTTSVWWQLPQATLGKAFPSKQDALDGFLGAAYALHVVATVAVMADARDLQKAVGNGDGAWFAVADQTGRGQLRGVEAGDGAGVLEHVTLEQAFVPTVYLYDNFPGGVGLSEPLWLRQAELVQRAGELVQRCDCKAGCPACVGPVLAAHEESDGASPKTLALKVLALLSELGQCDERQADDGVDTRVSASHDEALDVKRRALLSDRDALDQLP; encoded by the coding sequence ATGGCCTACGCGCTGGCCCGCCGCACCGAAGATGCCGAACACGCCCTGGCCACCACCGATGGCCAACCGTCGAAAGATGGCGCGCTGTTGACGCAACGCCTGGAGCGCCGTTACCGCGATCGCATCACCGGCAGCTTCATGTTGCCCGGGCGCGAAGGCCGCTACGCGCCGATCCCCGACGACGTGCCGGCGGCGCTGGCCGATGCCCTGCGTGCGCGCGGGATCGAGCAGCTGTATTCGCACCAGGCCGAGGCCTGGGCCGCAACCCAGCGCGGCGAACACGTCGCCATCGTCACGCCCACCGCCAGCGGAAAATCGCTGTGCTACACGCTGCCGGTGGTGAGCGCGGCGATGGGCGGCCGGGATGGCACGGCGCCCGCTTCGAAGGCGCTATACCTGTTCCCGACCAAGGCGCTGGCGCAGGACCAGGTGGCCGAACTGCTGGAACTCAACCGCGCCGGCGAGCTTGGGGTCAGAGCCTTCACCTTCGACGGCGACACGCCGGGTGACGCGCGCCAGGCAATCCGCCTGCACGGCGACATCGTGGTGAGCAACCCGGACATGCTGCACCAGGCGATCCTGCCGCATCACACCAAGTGGGCGCAGTTCTTCGAGAACCTGCGCTACGTGGTGATCGACGAGATCCACACCTATCGCGGCGTGTTCGGCAGCCACGTCACCAACGTGCTGCGGCGGTTGAAGCGCATCTGCGCGTTCTATGGCGCCAACCCGCAGTTCATCCTGTGCTCGGCCACCATCGGCAATCCGCACGAACACGCGCAGGCATTGATCGAAGACCGCGTGCATGCGATCACCGAATCCGGCGCGCCCAGCGGCGACAAGCACGTGCTGCTGTGGAACCCGCCGGTGGTCAATGCCGATCTCGGCCTGCGCGCGTCGGCGCGTTCGCAGGCCAACCGGATCGCGCGCATCGCCATCAAGAGCGGGCTCAAGACGTTGGTGTTCGCGCAGAGCCGGCTGATGGTGGAAGTGCTGACCAAGTACCTGAAGGACATCTTCGACCACGATCCGCGCAAGCCGCCGCGCATCCGTGCCTATCGCGGCGGCTACCTGCCCACCGAGCGGCGCGAAGCCGAACGCGCGATGCGCGACGGCCGCATCGACGGGATCGTCAGCACCTCGGCGCTGGAACTCGGCGTGGACATCGGCAGCCTGGACGTGGTGATCCTCAACGGCTATCCCGGCAGCGTGGCGGCAACGTGGCAGCGCTTCGGCCGTGCGGGCCGACGCCAGCAGCCGGCGCTGGGCGTGCTGGTGGCCAGTTCGCAACCACTGGACCAGTACGTGGTGCGGCATCCTGACTTCTTCGCCGACTCGCCACCGGAACACGCACGCACCGCGCCGAACCAGCCGCTGATCCTGTTCGACCACATCCGCTGCGCCGCCTTCGAACTGCCATTCCATGCCGGCGAACCGTTCGGCCCGGTCGATCCACTGGTGTACCTGGAAGCGCTGGCCGAAAGCGAAGTCGTGCACCAGGAAGGCGAGCGCTGGGAATGGATCGCCGACAGCTATCCAGCCAATGCGGTGAGCCTGCGTTCGGTCGCCGATGGCAACTTCGTGGTGGTCGACAAGACCGACGGCAAGCAGAACATCATCGCGGAAGTGGATTATTCGGCCGCCGCGTTGACCCTGTACGAAGGCGCGATCCACATGGTGCAGTCCACGCCGTACCAGGTTGAACGGCTCGACTGGGAGGGCCGCAAGGCTTACGTCACCCGCACCCACGTGGGCTACTACACCGACAGCATCGACTACACCAAGTTGAAAGTGCTGGAGCGCTTCGACGGCACGGAAGCCGGACGCGGCGACAGTCATCACGGCGAAGTGCATGTGGTGCGGCGCGTGAGCGGCTACAAGAAGATCCGCTACTACACGCACGAAAACATCGGCTACGGGCCGGTCAACCTGCCCGACCAGGAGCTGCACACGACTTCGGTATGGTGGCAGCTGCCGCAGGCGACGCTGGGCAAGGCCTTCCCGTCGAAGCAGGACGCGCTGGATGGCTTCCTGGGCGCCGCATACGCACTGCACGTGGTGGCGACGGTCGCGGTGATGGCCGACGCGCGCGACCTGCAGAAAGCCGTGGGCAACGGCGACGGCGCGTGGTTCGCGGTGGCCGACCAGACCGGGCGCGGCCAGCTGCGCGGCGTGGAAGCAGGCGACGGCGCGGGCGTGCTGGAGCATGTCACCCTGGAGCAGGCCTTCGTGCCGACGGTCTACCTGTACGACAACTTCCCCGGCGGCGTGGGCTTGAGCGAACCGCTGTGGCTGCGCCAGGCCGAGCTGGTGCAGCGTGCGGGCGAACTGGTGCAACGCTGCGACTGCAAGGCGGGCTGTCCGGCGTGCGTGGGTCCGGTCCTGGCCGCGCATGAGGAAAGCGATGGCGCGTCGCCCAAGACCCTGGCGCTGAAAGTGCTGGCCTTGCTGTCGGAACTTGGCCAGTGCGACGAACGGCAGGCCGACGACGGCGTGGACACGCGGGTGTCGGCGTCGCACGACGAAGCGCTGGACGTGAAGCGACGCGCATTGCTATCCGACCGCGACGCGCTGGATCAGCTGCCATGA
- a CDS encoding ribonuclease H-like domain-containing protein codes for MSVSLERLRALRRQAGDTTVREAPATVALQEGANPMQAGDGHASGDATAVTRTTSDAPARAELNSSSPRRRGPRDVSSERAQGTGRPPAPARRDQETLTAPGASEPASGPPRRLPPSQGIRRTGERSVLDWMAPPSMPAANDQARRGVQPTSIDALRRLIATRERKPVAGAAVVARATREPLDRHLPGTELSPGLHLIEAFVPQAIPPAALSLSFAKRADDVVEPRHLLFFDTETTGLAGGTGTRAFMVGAADWHDCPQRGPGLRIRQLMISTMAAEGAMLRAFADWLSPHTVLCSYNGRSYDAPLLKTRYRLARLHEPITALDHVDLLHPTRRRYRGTWENCKLATIERQLLRIVREDDLPGSEAPAAWLTYLRGGSARNLRRVAHHNHQDVVTLALLLQRLVQAEQDDREVLAFEEAP; via the coding sequence ATGAGTGTGAGCCTGGAGCGCCTGCGGGCTCTGCGCAGACAGGCTGGCGACACGACGGTACGGGAAGCACCTGCGACTGTGGCGTTGCAGGAGGGTGCCAATCCAATGCAGGCAGGCGATGGACATGCCTCGGGTGATGCCACTGCCGTGACCCGGACGACGTCCGATGCTCCAGCGCGCGCGGAGTTGAATTCGTCATCCCCGCGCAGGCGGGGCCCCCGCGACGTTTCTTCGGAACGGGCGCAAGGCACTGGACGCCCGCCTGCGCCGGCGCGAAGGGATCAGGAAACACTGACTGCTCCAGGTGCGAGCGAGCCTGCATCAGGCCCGCCGCGCCGACTGCCGCCTTCACAAGGAATCAGGCGCACCGGCGAACGCTCGGTCCTCGACTGGATGGCCCCGCCATCGATGCCCGCAGCCAACGACCAGGCGCGCCGCGGCGTGCAACCCACCAGCATCGATGCGCTGCGCCGGCTGATCGCCACGCGTGAGCGCAAGCCGGTGGCCGGTGCCGCAGTGGTCGCGCGCGCGACGCGTGAGCCACTGGATCGCCATCTGCCCGGCACCGAACTCTCGCCGGGCCTGCACCTGATCGAAGCCTTCGTGCCGCAGGCCATTCCGCCAGCGGCGCTATCGCTGTCCTTCGCCAAGCGCGCGGACGACGTCGTCGAGCCACGGCACCTGCTGTTCTTCGACACCGAAACCACGGGGCTGGCCGGCGGCACCGGCACGCGCGCCTTCATGGTCGGTGCGGCGGACTGGCATGACTGCCCGCAACGCGGACCGGGCCTGCGCATCCGCCAGCTGATGATCTCCACCATGGCCGCCGAAGGCGCGATGCTGCGCGCGTTCGCCGACTGGCTGTCGCCGCACACGGTGCTGTGCAGCTACAACGGCCGCAGCTATGACGCGCCGCTGCTGAAAACACGCTATCGACTGGCCCGCCTGCACGAACCGATCACCGCGCTGGATCACGTCGATCTTCTGCATCCCACCCGCCGGCGTTATCGCGGTACGTGGGAGAACTGCAAGCTGGCCACCATCGAACGCCAACTGCTGCGCATCGTGCGCGAGGACGACCTGCCCGGTTCGGAAGCCCCCGCCGCGTGGCTCACCTATCTGCGCGGCGGCAGCGCCCGCAACCTGCGCCGCGTGGCCCACCACAACCACCAGGATGTAGTGACCCTGGCCTTGCTGCTGCAGCGGCTGGTGCAGGCCGAGCAGGACGACCGCGAGGTGCTGGCGTTCGAGGAAGCGCCTTAG
- a CDS encoding M56 family metallopeptidase codes for MDMIASELLQRLAATSVQTVLLAALVWALCRALPRLPASTQCWLWWSVSLQAVLGLVARPLELALLPAAPVEVAPVFVASANATTQAIAGLPEAAAQPVISWQLVVLALWAAGVLVMLARTTFAWNASRRLVRDARLCTDAVLVGALRLATEAHGLRRTPPLLVSTRITSPQLVGVFAPSLLLPAHGLSSINDDDLDMALTHELVHLRRCDLAWGLLPALAQHLFFFHPLIHLALREYGVAREAAVDAAVVAGNRHCRSDYGRLLMRLGVAPRPGAGLASASPSYLSLKRRLLMLQHTDAFPRLGAALILAFVGVVGVTPLRLVAQTAPAAKPVVVTGAKDAADAMPAAAPAPAAAAAPAAMPVTSRRVPPPPAAVPPPPPAPPVAPPAPPVPPRSITGLSIHDQHSVVFQRDQQTYVIRDPATVQRLNALHAPSRALGQQQGALGRQQGELGRQMAQLSTQVSDRAMQQAQVALAGADKARAAAMKAHEHALRSQSQQDALRDAAAAAADAQAAQIDADAIRRQVDAAMHDARQQGMEQKIAALAEQQAQLGAKQADLGAKQADIAQRAAKEAQAIIDRAIKDGLAQRIDG; via the coding sequence ATGGACATGATCGCCTCTGAACTGCTGCAGCGCCTGGCGGCCACCAGCGTGCAGACCGTGTTGCTGGCCGCGCTGGTGTGGGCGTTGTGCCGTGCGCTGCCGCGCCTGCCGGCGTCCACGCAGTGCTGGTTGTGGTGGTCGGTGTCGCTGCAGGCGGTCCTGGGCCTGGTCGCCAGGCCGCTGGAACTTGCACTGCTGCCGGCCGCGCCTGTCGAGGTCGCGCCGGTCTTCGTCGCCAGCGCCAATGCGACGACGCAAGCCATCGCCGGCTTGCCGGAAGCGGCCGCGCAACCGGTGATCAGCTGGCAGCTGGTCGTGCTGGCGCTGTGGGCAGCCGGCGTCCTGGTGATGCTGGCCCGGACCACGTTCGCCTGGAACGCCAGTCGCCGCCTGGTGCGCGACGCGCGGCTGTGCACCGACGCGGTGCTGGTCGGCGCGCTGCGCCTGGCGACCGAAGCCCACGGCCTGCGCCGCACGCCACCGCTGCTGGTGTCCACGCGGATCACCTCGCCGCAGTTGGTGGGCGTGTTCGCACCGTCGTTGCTGCTGCCGGCGCATGGCCTGTCGTCGATCAACGACGACGACCTGGACATGGCACTGACCCATGAACTGGTCCATCTGCGCCGCTGCGACCTGGCCTGGGGCCTGCTGCCCGCATTGGCCCAGCACCTGTTCTTCTTCCACCCGCTGATCCACCTGGCCCTGCGCGAATACGGCGTCGCGCGCGAAGCGGCAGTCGATGCCGCGGTGGTCGCGGGCAACCGGCATTGCCGCAGCGACTACGGCCGGCTGCTGATGCGGCTGGGCGTGGCGCCGCGTCCCGGTGCCGGTCTGGCCAGCGCTTCGCCGTCCTACCTGAGCCTCAAACGGAGACTGCTCATGCTGCAGCACACTGATGCATTCCCGCGCCTGGGCGCGGCCCTGATCCTGGCGTTCGTCGGCGTGGTCGGCGTCACGCCGCTGCGGCTGGTGGCGCAGACCGCGCCCGCGGCCAAGCCGGTGGTCGTGACTGGCGCCAAAGACGCGGCCGATGCGATGCCCGCGGCCGCGCCTGCGCCCGCTGCGGCCGCAGCCCCGGCGGCGATGCCGGTGACCAGCAGACGCGTCCCGCCGCCGCCGGCCGCGGTGCCGCCGCCTCCACCGGCACCGCCCGTGGCGCCCCCCGCGCCCCCGGTCCCGCCGAGGTCCATCACCGGGCTGAGCATCCATGACCAGCACAGCGTCGTCTTCCAGCGTGACCAGCAGACTTACGTGATCCGCGATCCGGCGACCGTGCAGCGCTTGAATGCGCTGCACGCACCGAGCAGGGCACTGGGCCAGCAGCAGGGTGCGCTGGGTCGGCAACAGGGCGAACTGGGCCGGCAGATGGCGCAGCTGAGCACGCAGGTTTCCGACCGCGCCATGCAGCAGGCTCAGGTCGCGCTGGCTGGTGCCGACAAGGCGCGTGCGGCGGCGATGAAGGCGCACGAACACGCGCTGCGCTCGCAATCCCAGCAGGACGCCCTGCGCGATGCCGCCGCCGCTGCGGCCGACGCGCAGGCTGCGCAGATCGATGCCGATGCCATCCGGCGCCAGGTGGACGCGGCCATGCACGACGCGCGCCAGCAGGGCATGGAGCAGAAGATCGCCGCGCTGGCCGAACAGCAGGCGCAACTCGGCGCGAAGCAGGCCGACCTGGGCGCCAAGCAGGCCGACATCGCCCAGCGCGCCGCCAAGGAAGCGCAAGCCATCATCGACCGCGCCATCAAGGATGGCCTGGCCCAGCGCATCGACGGGTGA
- a CDS encoding BlaI/MecI/CopY family transcriptional regulator codes for MRRKSIGDQELALLQYIGEQGEATVGEVAASFGEARGLARSTVLTMMERLRTKAYLTRHQAEGVYRYATTAEQDDVVQGAVGSFVEKTLQGSVSPFVAWMSQRAEVSETELAELEALVAKLQSQRKES; via the coding sequence ATGCGCCGCAAGAGCATCGGGGATCAGGAGCTGGCCCTGCTCCAGTACATCGGCGAGCAGGGCGAGGCCACGGTCGGCGAGGTCGCCGCCAGCTTTGGCGAGGCGCGCGGGCTGGCCCGTTCGACCGTGCTGACCATGATGGAACGGCTGCGCACCAAGGCCTACCTGACCCGTCACCAGGCCGAGGGCGTGTACCGCTACGCCACCACCGCCGAGCAGGATGACGTGGTCCAGGGCGCGGTCGGCAGCTTCGTCGAAAAAACCCTGCAGGGCTCGGTGTCGCCATTCGTGGCCTGGATGTCGCAGCGGGCCGAGGTCAGCGAGACCGAACTGGCCGAACTCGAAGCCCTCGTCGCCAAGCTGCAATCGCAGCGCAAGGAGTCCTGA